A window of the Brassica oleracea var. oleracea cultivar TO1000 chromosome C1, BOL, whole genome shotgun sequence genome harbors these coding sequences:
- the LOC106311155 gene encoding chaperone protein ClpC2, chloroplastic, whose translation MARLLANFTARPLLGPGRHVQSDEYRKPRGCVKMMYTSQTPVLSIQSFSGLRSANAVDLIGRPAHGFFSKVNLQISSRKGKASRCVTTKAMFERFTEKAIKVIMLSQEEARRLGHNFVGTEQILLGLIGEGTGIAAKVLKSMGINLKDSRVEVEKIIGRGSGFVAVEIPFTPRAKRVLELSLEEARQLGHNYIGSEHLLLGLLREGEGVAARVLENLGVDASNIRTQVIRMVGENNEVTASVGGGSSGNSKMPTLEEYGTNLTKLAEEGKLDPVVGRQPQIERVVQILARRTKNNPCLIGEPGVGKTAIAEGLAQRIASGDVPETIEGKTVITLDMGLLVAGTKYRGEFEERLKKLMEEIRQSDDIILFIDEVHTLIGAGAAEGAIDAANILKPALARGELQCIGATTLDEYRKHIEKDPALERRFQPVKVPEPTVDEAIQILHGLRERYEIHHKLRYTDEALVAAAQLSHQYISDRFLPDKAIDLIDEAGSRVRLRHAQVPEEARELEKQLRQITKEKNEAVRGQDFEKAGSHRDREIELRAEIAAVLAKGKEVSKAETEAGEEGGPTVTESDIQHIVSTWTGIPVEKVSSDESSRLLKMEQTLHTRVIGQDEAVKAISRAIRRARVGLKNPNRPIASFIFSGPTGVGKSELAKALAAYYFGSEEAMIRLDMSEFMERHTVSKLIGSPPGYVGYTEGGQLTEAVRRRPYTLVLFDEIEKAHPDVFNMMLQILEDGRLTDSKGRTVDFKNTLLIMTSNVGSSVIEKGGRRIGFDLDYDEKDSSYNRIKSLVTEELKQYFRPEFLNRLDEMIVFRQLTKLEVKEIADIMLKEVVVRLKDKEIELQVTERFKERVVDEGFDPSYGARPLRRAIMRLLEDSMAEKMLSREIKDGDLVIVDVDAEGSVVVLNGKSGGGSVAEEAMEDPILVL comes from the exons ATGGCTAGGCTCTTGGCTAATTTCACAGCCCGTCCTTTACTTGGTCCCGGAAGACATGTTCAGTCCGACGAATATAGAAAACCAAGAGGATGTGTGAAGATGATGTACACTTCTCAAACGCCGGTTTTGAGCATCCAGAGCTTCTCAGGGTTAAGGTCTGCCAATGCAGTGGATCTAATAGGAAGGCCTGCTCATGGTTTCTTTAGTAAAGTTAACCTTCAAATCTCATCCCGCAAAGGAAAAGCTAGCCGATGTGTGACTACAAAAGCCATGTTTGAGCGGTTCACCGAGAAAGCTATCAAGGTCATAATGCTGTCTCAAGAGGAAGCTCGGAGACTTGGCCATAACTTTGTTGGCACTGAGCAGATACTGTTGGGTCTCATTGGGGAAGGGACTGGAATCGCTGCAAAGGTTCTTAAATCAATGGGGATCAATCTTAAAGATTCTCGCGTGGAGGTGGAGAAGATCATTGGGAGAGGCAGTGGATTCGTGGCTGTGGAGATCCCATTCACTCCTCGTGCAAAGCGTGTCCTGGAGTTGTCTCTAGAGGAAGCTCGACAACTCG GGCATAACTACATTGGGTCAGAGCATCTTCTGCTTGGTCTTCTTCGTGAAGGGGAAGGTGTTGCAGCTCGTGTCCTGGAGAATTTGGGTGTAGATGCTAGTAACATCCGGACGCAG GTTATACGTATGGTCGGAGAAAACAATGAAGTGACCGCAAGCGTTGGTGGAGGATCCAGCGGAAACAGCAAGATGCCAACCCTAGAAGAGTATGGGACTAACTTAACTAAACTAGCAGAGGAG GGCAAACTAGATCCGGTTGTGGGAAGGCAGCCACAGATTGAACGAGTGGTCCAGATCTTGGCTCGAAGAACCAAGAACAACCCTTGTCTAATTGGAGAACCTGGAGTTGGCAAGACAGCAATAGCTGAAGGACTCGCACAGAGAATAGCCAGTGGTGATGTTCCTGAAACAATTGAGGGGAAGACG GTTATAACCCTTGATATGGGTCTTCTAGTGGCTGGAACAAAGTACCGTGGAGAATTCGAGGAAAGATTGAAGAAGCTTATGGAGGAGATCAGGCAAAGTGATGACATCATTCTGTTTATCGATGAAGTGCACACTCTGATCGGTGCAGGAGCCGCTGAAGGTGCCATTGATGCTGCCAACATCTTAAAGCCAGCTCTTGCCAGAGGTGAATTGCAG TGTATTGGTGCAACAACATTGGATGAGTACAGAAAGCATATTGAAAAAGATCCTGCGTTGGAGAGAAGGTTCCAGCCTGTGAAGGTACCTGAACCAACTGTAGATGAAGCTATACAGATCTTGCACGGTCTCCGTGAGAGATATGAGATCCACCACAAGCTCAGGTACACTGATGAAGCCTTGGTTGCTGCTGCGCAGTTGTCACATCAGTACATCAG TGATCGGTTTCTTCCAGACAAAGCCATTGACTTGATTGATGAAGCTGGGTCTCGAGTTCGACTACGCCATGCTCAG GTCCCTGAGGAAGCTAGAGAGCTTGAAAAGCAACTCAGACAGATCACAAAGGAGAAGAATGAAGCTGTGAGAGGCCAAGACTTTGAGAAG GCTGGTTCTCACCGTGACCGGGAAATAGAGCTTAGGGCCGAGATAGCTGCTGTTTTAGCCAAAGGCAAAGAAGTGAGCAAAGCTGAGACTGAAGCTGGCGAAGAAGGAGGACCTACTGTCACTGAATCCGACATCCAACACATTGTCTCCACCTGGACAGGAATCCCTGTAGAGAAAGTCTCGTCCGATGAATCTAGCCGTCTTCTCAAGATGGAGCAGACACTTCACACTAGAGTCATTGGCCAAGACGAAGCTGTCAAAGCCATTAGCCGGGCCATCAGACGTGCGCGTGTTGGACTCAAGAACCCGAACCGCCCAATAGCAAGCTTCATCTTCTCTGGTCCAACCGGTGTGGGGAAATCAGAGCTTGCCAAAGCCTTGGCTGCTTACTACTTCGGTTCAGAGGAAGCAATGATCCGTCTCGACATGAGTGAGTTCATGGAACGACACACCGTCTCAAAACTCATCGGCTCACCTCCTGGTTACGTAGGGTACACGGAAGGAGGTCAGTTAACGGAGGCAGTTCGACGCAGGCCTTACACGCTTGTCCTCTTTGACGAAATCGAGAAAGCCCATCCTGATGTTTTCAACATGATGCTTCAGATCCTAGAAGACGGGAGACTCACTGACAGCAAAGGAAGAACTGTGGATTTCAAGAACACGCTTCTGATCATGACATCAAACGTAGGAAGCAGCGTGATTGAAAAGGGCGGTAGAAGAATCGGGTTTGATCTGGACTACGACGAGAAAGACAGCAGCTACAACAGGATCAAGAGCTTGGTCACTGAGGAACTGAAACAGTATTTCAGACCGGAGTTCTTGAACAGGTTAGATGAGATGATTGTTTTCAGACAGCTGACGAAGCTGGAAGTGAAGGAGATTGCTGATATAATGCTTAAAGAAGTAGTGGTGAGGCTTAAGGACAAAGAGATTGAGCTTCAAGTGACCGAGAGGTTTAAGGAGAGAGTTGTGGATGAAGGGTTTGACCCGAGCTACGGTGCGAGGCCGCTGAGAAGAGCGATAATGAGGCTGTTGGAAGATAGCATGGCGGAGAAGATGCTTTCAAGGGAGATTAAAGATGGAGATTTAGTGATTGTTGATGTTGATGCTGAAGGAAGTGTGGTTGTGTTGAATGGTAAGAGTGGAGGTGGTAGTGTTGCTGAAGAAGCCATGGAAGATCCTATTCTTGTCTTGTAG
- the LOC106296236 gene encoding F-box/LRR-repeat protein At3g48880 isoform X2: MEEGYESRRGSRWEELDTDILVRIFQKFSIFELTSGLAHVCSGWRAACCDPILWKTLDLSHMRSSFIKIPLEPYVYVERRSDEALTRILKLSMNLSGGNTRALVFHFNLFLSDDQLTYTAERCPGLRRIVLPAWNRIKKTGICKAIRIWKDLESLTMPSIANPPYLLTEIAKNCKNFKELKIMGPFEIFFANTLITYLPNLKTLSLRCSAIKREALIKILDGLPDLEVLNISHSYLVEYSVWQPQQKVIVRELDKTILEKASRLKRFLTCMEHETCVMCQRTENDEGIVRWYKYEEGEWKVDEVSSLHL, encoded by the exons ATGGAAGAAGGGTATGAGAGTCGTCGAGGGAGTAGATGGGAAGAGCTGGACACTGACATCTTAGTCCGCATCTTCCAGAAGTTTAGCATCTTTGAGTTGACTTCGGGTTTAGCTCATGTCTGTAGTGGTTGGAGAGCTGCTTGTTGCGATCCCATCCTCTGGAAGACTCTTGATCTCTCCCACATGAGATCTAGCTTCATCAAGATCCCTTTAGAGCCTTACGTCTACGTGGAGCGTCGCTCCGATGAGGCCCTCACCCGGATCCTGAAACTCTCCATGAATCTCAGTGGAGGCAACACGAGGGCC TTGGTTTTCCATTTCAACTTGTTCTTGAGTGATGATCAGCTTACTTACACCGCAGAGAG GTGTCCAGGGTTGAGACGGATTGTCCTTCCGGCTTGGAACAGAATAAAGAAGACTGGAATATGCAAAGCCATAAGGATCTGGAAAGATCTCGAGTCACTAACAATGCCTAGCATCGCAAACCCGCCTTACCTCTTAACAGAGATCGCCAAGAACTGCAAGAACTTTAAGGAGCTCAAGATCATGGGACCGTTCGAGATCTTCTTTGCAAACACGCTCATCACTTACCTCCCTAACCTCAAAACACTCAGCCTTAGATGCTCCGCGATCAAGCGGGAAGCGCTCATAAAGATCCTCGACGGGTTACCTGATCTTGAAGTGCTCAACATATCCCACTCTTACCTGGTGGAGTACAGCGTGTGGCAACCGCAGCAGAAAGTGATTGTTAGAGAGCTGGATAAGACGATACTTGAGAAAGCTTCGAGGCTGAAGAGGTTCTTGACTTGTATGGAGCATGAGACTTGTGTGATGTGTCAGAGGACTGAGAATGATGAAGGGATTGTGAGATGGTATAAGTATGAAGAAGGAGAGTGGAAAGTTGATGAAGTGAGCTCTCTTCATCTTTGA
- the LOC106296236 gene encoding F-box/LRR-repeat protein At3g48880 isoform X1 yields the protein MEEGYESRRGSRWEELDTDILVRIFQKFSIFELTSGLAHVCSGWRAACCDPILWKTLDLSHMRSSFIKIPLGPYVYVERRSDESLTRILKLSMNLSGGNTRTLVFHFNLFLSDDQLTYTAERCPGLRRIVLPAWNRIKKTGICKAIRIWKDLESLTMPSIANPPYLLTEIAKNCKNFKELKIMGPFEIFFANTLITYLPNLKTLSLRCSAIKREALIKILDGLPDLEVLNISHSYLVEYSVWQPQQKVIVRELDKTILEKASRLKRFLTCMEHETCVMCQRTENDEGIVRWYKYEEGEWKVDEVSSLHL from the exons ATGGAAGAAGGGTATGAGAGTCGTCGAGGGAGTAGATGGGAAGAGCTGGACACTGACATCTTAGTCCGCATCTTCCAGAAGTTTAGCATCTTTGAGTTGACTTCGGGTTTAGCTCATGTCTGTAGTG GTTGGAGAGCTGCTTGTTGCGATCCCATCCTCTGGAAGACTCTTGATCTCTCCCACATGAGATCTAGCTTCATCAAGATCCCACTGGGGCCTTATGTCTACGTCGAACGTCGCTCTGATGAGTCCCTCACTCGCATCCTCAAACTCTCCATGAATCTTAGCGGAGGAAACACGAGGACATTGGTTTTCCATTTCAACTTGTTCTTGAGTGATGATCAGCTTACTTACACCGCAGAGAG GTGTCCAGGGTTGAGACGGATTGTCCTTCCGGCTTGGAACAGAATAAAGAAGACTGGAATATGCAAAGCCATAAGGATCTGGAAAGATCTCGAGTCACTAACAATGCCTAGCATCGCAAACCCGCCTTACCTCTTAACAGAGATCGCCAAGAACTGCAAGAACTTTAAGGAGCTCAAGATCATGGGACCGTTCGAGATCTTCTTTGCAAACACGCTCATCACTTACCTCCCTAACCTCAAAACACTCAGCCTTAGATGCTCCGCGATCAAGCGGGAAGCGCTCATAAAGATCCTCGACGGGTTACCTGATCTTGAAGTGCTCAACATATCCCACTCTTACCTGGTGGAGTACAGCGTGTGGCAACCGCAGCAGAAAGTGATTGTTAGAGAGCTGGATAAGACGATACTTGAGAAAGCTTCGAGGCTGAAGAGGTTCTTGACTTGTATGGAGCATGAGACTTGTGTGATGTGTCAGAGGACTGAGAATGATGAAGGGATTGTGAGATGGTATAAGTATGAAGAAGGAGAGTGGAAAGTTGATGAAGTGAGCTCTCTTCATCTTTGA
- the LOC106303013 gene encoding flap endonuclease GEN-like 2: protein MNLSGGRTRTTKREVLNVIKTRKVLRREFFKSHEMIWRLETPIFTADLVERACPEMIIMFKEKMEPKKKKAKTKKKHESKVKETSSPTKSFKLNLKLQQIDLNSTFVLATSTIEEAEL from the exons ATGAATCTTAGTGGAGGCAGAACGAGGACCACAAAAAG AGAAGTGCTCAATGTCATAAAAACTCGCAAAGTACTGAGACGAGAATTTTTTAAGTCTCATGAAATGATCTGGAGGTTAGAGACGCCCATTTTTACTGCAGATCTTGTAGAAAG GGCTTGTCCGGAGATGATCATAATGTTCAAGGAGAAAATGGAACCGAAGAAAAAGAAAGCCAAAACAAAAAAAAAACATGAATCAAAAGTGAAGGAAACAAGTTCACCGACTAAAAGCTTCAAGCTCAACCTCAAACTCCAACAGATTGATCTTAATTCAACATTTGTCCTAGCTACAAGCACCATAGAAGAAGCAGAGCTATAG